The following coding sequences lie in one Syntrophorhabdaceae bacterium genomic window:
- a CDS encoding CoA-transferase, whose product MNKYPEIADKLMSLEEAVKRFVEKGSQITLGGFTVNRNPMALAYEIARQGVTDLHLICHSHGQALDLLIGAGCVKRLEIAYGGNGRYAPTCIRFRKAIEEGLIEFEDYSNYQMSLRFLAGALGLPFIPTKSGLGSDIITKEGFSPETRRQRKVARRKCLVAEDPFSDKEDNVVLLPAANPDVALMHAQYVGEDGTVRIKGLTFADVEQAKSADRVIVTCEEIVPRSFIRLDPDQNSLPSFFVDAIVRVQYGAHPTACYGFYDYDPTHLKLYKAMAHENAGWKRYLDDWVYGVSSHEAYLEKAGAKELMRIRANPIVGYAVGLDRK is encoded by the coding sequence ATGAACAAATATCCTGAAATAGCCGACAAGCTGATGAGCCTCGAAGAGGCGGTAAAGAGGTTCGTGGAGAAGGGTTCCCAGATTACCCTCGGGGGGTTCACCGTCAACCGGAACCCCATGGCGCTCGCATACGAGATCGCGCGCCAGGGCGTGACCGACCTCCACCTCATATGCCATTCCCACGGCCAGGCCCTCGATCTCCTTATAGGCGCAGGGTGCGTGAAGCGCCTGGAGATCGCCTACGGGGGCAACGGCAGGTACGCTCCTACGTGCATCCGTTTCCGGAAGGCCATCGAAGAGGGCCTCATCGAGTTCGAGGATTACTCAAACTATCAGATGAGCCTGCGCTTTCTCGCGGGCGCCCTGGGCCTCCCCTTCATACCTACGAAGTCGGGCCTCGGCTCCGATATCATCACAAAGGAAGGTTTCTCTCCCGAGACGAGAAGGCAGAGGAAGGTGGCCCGGAGGAAGTGCCTTGTCGCCGAGGACCCTTTCAGCGACAAGGAGGATAACGTGGTGCTCCTGCCTGCCGCCAACCCGGATGTGGCCCTCATGCACGCCCAGTACGTGGGGGAAGACGGGACGGTGAGGATAAAGGGCCTCACCTTCGCCGACGTGGAGCAGGCGAAATCGGCGGACAGGGTGATCGTCACCTGCGAGGAGATCGTCCCCCGCTCGTTCATACGCCTCGACCCGGACCAGAATTCACTCCCTTCTTTCTTTGTGGACGCCATCGTCCGGGTGCAATACGGCGCCCATCCAACTGCCTGTTACGGGTTTTACGATTACGACCCGACCCACCTCAAGCTCTATAAGGCCATGGCACATGAGAACGCAGGGTGGAAGAGATACCTCGACGACTGGGTCTACGGCGTCTCCTCTCACGAGGCGTACCTTGAAAAGGCCGGGGCTAAAGAGCTCATGAGGATACGGGCGAATCCCATTGTGGGCTACGCAGTAGGCCTCGACAGGAAATGA
- a CDS encoding alpha/beta hydrolase produces MIKFIKSIAAAAFPSTAQPPAGAEFNRIFTHHTATANNVRLHYVTGGQDEPVVLLHGFAETWYMWRHVMPGLAKHHTVIVPDLRGAGDSDKPSAGYDKRTLAEDIYQLVRSLGHEKISLVGHDIGLMVAYAYAAAHPAQVRRLVLLDAPIPGTSIFEEFEKSGRAWHFAFHNVPNLPEVLVAGRERTYLTEGFFRALSYNPAAFTEADIDEYVRSYSSPGGMRAGFEYFRAFSRDKADNKIYFARKLAMPVLALGGAQSLGPVMVDTVKEVALNVRGGSVERCGHWIADEQPASLTAQILAFFGEEK; encoded by the coding sequence ATGATAAAGTTCATAAAATCGATCGCGGCCGCCGCCTTTCCCTCCACGGCCCAACCCCCCGCCGGGGCGGAATTTAACCGCATCTTCACCCACCACACGGCAACGGCGAACAACGTGCGCCTCCACTATGTGACCGGCGGGCAGGACGAGCCGGTGGTCCTGCTCCACGGGTTCGCCGAGACCTGGTATATGTGGCGCCATGTGATGCCCGGGCTTGCAAAGCACCACACCGTCATAGTTCCCGATCTACGGGGCGCGGGGGACTCCGACAAACCCTCCGCCGGCTACGACAAGCGGACCCTCGCGGAGGACATCTATCAGCTGGTGCGCTCCCTCGGGCATGAAAAGATATCGCTCGTGGGCCACGACATCGGCCTCATGGTCGCCTATGCCTATGCCGCGGCCCATCCCGCCCAGGTCCGTCGTCTCGTGCTCCTCGACGCGCCCATTCCGGGGACAAGTATCTTCGAAGAATTCGAAAAAAGCGGGCGGGCCTGGCATTTTGCCTTCCACAATGTCCCGAACCTGCCTGAGGTGCTCGTGGCGGGACGGGAGCGGACTTATCTGACGGAGGGCTTCTTCCGCGCCCTTTCGTATAATCCGGCGGCCTTTACCGAAGCAGATATCGACGAGTACGTGCGCTCCTATTCCTCGCCCGGAGGAATGAGGGCCGGTTTCGAATATTTTCGTGCCTTTTCCAGGGACAAGGCTGACAATAAGATCTATTTTGCCCGGAAGCTGGCAATGCCGGTCCTTGCCTTGGGAGGGGCGCAGAGCCTGGGCCCGGTAATGGTCGATACAGTGAAGGAAGTGGCCCTCAACGTGCGGGGCGGATCGGTCGAGCGCTGCGGCCACTGGATAGCCGACGAGCAGCCGGCTTCCCTTACCGCCCAGATCCTCGCCTTCTTCGGCGAGGAAAAGTAG
- a CDS encoding alpha/beta hydrolase, which produces MNFIDVGKEKTNPIKIYYKDWGEGQPVVFSHGWPLSADAWEDQMLFLGAHGFRVIAHDRRSHGRSSQPWNGNDMDTYADDLATLMEALDLKGVTLVGHSTGGGEVARYIGRHGTKRVAKAVLIGAVTPLMLKTSANPGGVPMETFDSIRAGVIADRSQYFHDLAVPFYGANRPGAKVSQGLRDSFWLQGMQAGYKGVLDCIRAFSETDFTADLKKFHLPTLIIHGDDDQIVPIGSSAVLSSKIIEGAKLQIYPGAPHGVCSTHKDRINADLLEFIRA; this is translated from the coding sequence ATGAACTTTATAGACGTAGGCAAAGAAAAGACGAACCCCATCAAAATCTACTACAAGGACTGGGGAGAGGGACAACCCGTGGTCTTCAGCCACGGCTGGCCCCTTTCGGCGGATGCATGGGAAGACCAGATGCTCTTTCTGGGCGCCCATGGATTTCGCGTGATCGCCCACGACCGCCGGAGCCACGGCAGGTCGAGCCAGCCCTGGAACGGCAATGACATGGATACCTATGCCGACGACCTGGCCACGCTTATGGAGGCCCTCGACCTGAAAGGGGTGACCCTTGTCGGCCATTCCACGGGCGGCGGTGAGGTGGCCCGGTACATCGGCCGCCACGGCACGAAACGCGTGGCCAAAGCAGTACTGATCGGCGCGGTGACGCCCCTCATGCTCAAAACTTCCGCCAACCCCGGCGGGGTGCCCATGGAGACCTTCGATTCGATACGGGCGGGGGTCATTGCCGACCGTTCCCAGTACTTTCACGACCTCGCCGTCCCCTTTTACGGGGCCAACAGACCGGGCGCCAAGGTCTCCCAGGGCTTAAGGGACTCCTTTTGGCTCCAGGGCATGCAGGCGGGTTACAAAGGGGTGCTCGACTGCATCCGCGCCTTCTCCGAGACGGATTTCACCGCCGACCTGAAGAAATTTCACCTGCCGACCCTGATTATCCATGGTGACGACGATCAGATCGTGCCCATCGGCTCTTCGGCGGTCCTTTCGTCCAAAATCATCGAGGGCGCGAAGCTTCAGATCTACCCCGGGGCGCCCCACGGGGTCTGCTCCACCCACAAAGACCGGATCAACGCGGACCTGCTGGAGTTCATCAGGGCCTGA